A part of Miscanthus floridulus cultivar M001 chromosome 6, ASM1932011v1, whole genome shotgun sequence genomic DNA contains:
- the LOC136460640 gene encoding wall-associated receptor kinase 5-like has protein sequence MANGIHSFSIYLELFKMDRPVDGHATTTGNIVEDILVLQLSLASAAQSGNAAGPPPTCPSSCGNLSVPYPFGIGASCSLPGFNLTCDGTRHPPRLLLGDGALQIVDISLANSTVRALYAAGAVNINSSTSVDGSGTWSCGLDAVSGSGSPYVVSEWRNQLVVTGCNVQGTLFGGSGNVITGCSSFCSIDDKWAGAVVTTPGDGANACSGIRCCETPIPIGRPSYAVQFKYLDVENTGLLPVAVRIAERGWFDSVAAQMLNNSVRDSMSLTPVPVVLDWAVASTPIVPGTADADAAGNSSCPSDAARSACRSSHSACHNVTNNYRTGYVCRCQKGYDGNPYLSGEGGCQDINECALPGNCFGICTNTDGSYECRCPGGAGGNPYVEHGCVKSSLGLSIGLGVGSGAGLLVLVLGAAFVTRRIKHRRARMLKQKFFKQNRGHLLQQLVSQKADIAEKMIIPLIELEKATNNFDKARELGGGGHGTVYKGILSDQHVVAIKKSKVAIQREIDEFINEVAILSQINHRNVVKLFGCCLETQVPLLVYEFIPNGTLYDHLHVEGPTSLPWEFRLRIATETARALAYLHMAVSFPIIHRDIKSHNILLDGSMTAKVSDFGASRCIPADNTGISTAIQGTFGYLDPMYYYTGRLTEKSDVFSFGVVLIELLTRKKPYSYRSPKDDGLVAHFTALLSEGNLVNVLDPQIIEEAGEQVGEVAAIAASCVKMKAEDRPTMRQVEMNLESIQASVQRVVQRTGTNICDEKQKAVMYPLLEGTSKQESSRQYSLEEEFLLSARYPR, from the exons ATGGCAAATGGCATACATTCTTTTTCGATATATCTCGAACTATTTAAAATGGATAGACCGGTGGATGGACATGCCACAACTACTGGAAACATCGTAGAAGACATTCTGGTTCTGCAGCTCTCCTTGGCTTCAGCAGCTCAGTCCGGAAATGCAGCAGGCCCGCCGCCGACCTGCCCATCCAGCTGCGGCAACCTGAGCGTGCCGTATCCATTCGGCATCGGCGCCAGCTGCTCCCTCCCTGGCTTCAACCTCACCTGCGATGGAACGCGCCACCCGCCGCGGCTGCTGCTCGGAGACGGCGCCCTCCAGATCGTGGACATCTCTCTGGCCAACTCCACGGTCCGGGCCCTGTACGCTGCGGGCGCCGTGAACATCAACTCAAGCACATCCGTCGACGGCAGCGGCACCTGGAGCTGCGGCCTCGACGCTGTCAGTGGCAGTGGCAGCCCGTACGTGGTCTCAGAGTGGCGCAACCAGTTGGTTGTCACAGGGTGCAACGTTCAGGGGACGCTGTTCGGGGGCAGCGGCAACGTCATCACCGGCTGCTCCTCCTTCTGCTCCATCGACGACAAGTGGGCCGGCGCCGTGGTAACCACCCCTGGCGATGGCGCCAACGCGTGCTCCGGTATCCGCTGCTGCGAGACGCCCATCCCCATCGGCCGCCCGTCCTACGCCGTCCAGTTCAAGTACCTGGACGTTGAGAACACAGGCTTGCTACCTGTGGCAGTGCGCATCGCCGAGCGTGGTTGGTTTGACAGTGTCGCCGCGCAAATGCTCAACAACTCGGTGCGGGATTCCATGTCCCTGACGCCGGTTCCAGTGGTACTGGACTGGGCGGTGGCGTCGACCCCAATAGTCCCGGGAACGGCTGATGCGGATGCCGCCGGCAACTCGTCCTGCCCCTCGGACGCGGCGAGGAGCGCCTGCCGCAGCAGCCACAGCGCCTGCCACAACGTCACCAACAACTACCGGACTGGCTACGTGTGCCGCTGCCAGAAAGGCTACGACGGCAACCCCTACCTTTCCGGTGAAGGCGGATGCCAAG ATATCAATGAGTGCGCACTCCCGGGAAATTGTTTCGGTATTTGTACAAACACGGACGGATCGTACGAGTGCCGGTGCCCAGGCGGTGCTGGTGGTAACCCGTACGTGGAACATGGCTGCGTCAAATCTTCTCTAG GGCTAAGTATTGGCCTGGGAGTTGGCAGCGGGGCAGGTCTTTTGGTGCTGGTACTCGGTGCTGCCTTTGTGACTCGTAGGATTAAGCATCGAAGGGCAAGAATGCTGAAGCAGAAGTTCTTCAAGCAGAACCGTGGACATTTGTTGCAACAATTAGTGTCTCAAAAGGCTGATATCGCTGAGAAGATGATCATCCCCTTGATAGAGCTGGAAAAAGCAACAAATAATTTCGACAAGGCTCGCGAGCTTGGCGGAGGTGGACATGGTACTGTCTACAAGGGCATTCTATCCGACCAGCATGTCGTcgcaataaaaaagtcaaaagtgGCAATCCAAAGAGAGATTGATGAGTTCATTAATGAGGTAGCAATTCTCTCTCAAATCAACCATCGAAATGTGGTAAAACTCTTTGGATGTTGCCTTGAGACACAAGTGCCACTATTGGTTTACGAATTCATTCCAAATGGCACTCTTTATGATCATCTTCATGTTGAAGGACCAACATCACTACCATGGGAGTTTAGGCTGAGAATTGCAACGGAAACCGCTAGAGCACTAGCCTACCTTCACATGGCTGTGTCATTCCCTATAATCCACAGAGATATCAAGTCCCATAATATTCTTTTAGATGGTTCAATGACAGCAAAAGTGTCTGATTTTGGAGCTTCAAGATGCATTCCGGCGGATAACACCGGGATTTCGACTGCTATCCAAGGAACATTTGGATACTTAGATCCCATGTACTACTACACTGGGAGACTCACCGAGAAGAGTGATGTTTTTAGCTTTGGCGTTGTTCTTATAGAGCTGCTGACTAGGAAAAAGCCATACTCGTATAGATCACCTAAGGATGATGGTCTTGTGGCCCATTTCACAGCATTGCTCTCGGAAGGCAATTTGGTCAATGTACTTGATCCTCAGATCATAGAAGAGGCAGGTGAACAAGTGGGGGAAGTAGCTGCAATAGCAGCATCATGTGTCAAAATGAAAGCAGAGGATCGACCGACCATGAGACAGGTGGAGATGAACCTTGAAAGCATTCAAGCATCCGTACAACGGGTTGTGCAACGTACAGGTACAAACATATGTGATGAGAAACAAAAGGCTGTGATGTATCCATTACTTGAGGGTACAAGCAAGCAGGAGTCAAGTAGACAGTATAGTCTTGAAGAAGAGTTCCTCTTGTCAGCAAGATACCCGCGATAG